One segment of Bradyrhizobium sp. CB2312 DNA contains the following:
- the aspS gene encoding aspartate--tRNA ligase: MHRYRSHTCGALRESNIGETIRLSGWVHRVRDHGGVLFIDLRDHYGLTQCVVDPDSPAFSLAEKLRSEFVVKMDGKVRRRPEGTDNDDLPTGKVEVYVSEIEVLGPAGDLPLPVFGDQEYPEDIRLKYRFLDLRREKLHQNIMTRVEIIKSMRRRMEGQGFFEFNTPILTASSPEGARDFLVPSRIHPGKFYALPQAPQQYKQLLMMSGFDRYFQIAPCFRDEDPRADRLPGEFYQLDVEMSFVTQEDVFAAMEPVITGVFEEFAKGKPVSKNWRRIPFAEALRKYGSDKPDLRNPIEMQDVSEHFRGSGFKVFARMLEDPKNQVWAIPAAGGGSRAFCDRMNSWAQGEGQPGLGYIMWREGGEGAGPLANNIGPERTAAIRAQLGTKEGDAAFFVAGDPDKFWKFSGLARNKVGEELNLTDKERFELAWIVDFPMYEYNEDDKKVDFSHNPFSMPQGGLDALKGQDPLTIKAFQYDITCNGYEIASGGIRNHVPEAMVKAFEIAGYGEQEVVDRFGGMYRAFQYGAPPHGGMAAGVDRIVMLLCGTTNLREISLFPMNQQAMDLLMGAPSEATTKQLRELHVRVNLPQK; the protein is encoded by the coding sequence ATGCATCGCTACCGGTCACATACATGCGGCGCGCTCCGCGAGAGCAACATCGGCGAGACCATCCGCCTCTCGGGCTGGGTCCATCGCGTTCGCGACCATGGCGGCGTGCTGTTCATCGACCTGCGCGACCATTACGGCCTGACCCAGTGCGTGGTCGATCCGGACTCGCCGGCGTTCTCGCTGGCCGAAAAGCTGCGCTCGGAATTCGTGGTCAAGATGGACGGCAAGGTCCGCCGTCGCCCCGAGGGCACCGACAATGACGACCTGCCGACCGGCAAGGTCGAGGTCTATGTCAGCGAGATCGAGGTGCTGGGCCCGGCCGGCGACCTGCCGCTGCCGGTGTTCGGCGACCAGGAATATCCTGAAGACATCCGCCTGAAGTACCGCTTCCTCGATCTGCGCCGCGAAAAGCTGCACCAGAACATCATGACGCGCGTCGAGATCATCAAGTCGATGCGCCGGCGCATGGAGGGGCAGGGCTTCTTCGAGTTCAACACCCCGATCCTGACCGCGTCCTCGCCGGAAGGCGCGCGCGACTTCCTGGTGCCCTCGCGCATCCATCCGGGAAAATTCTACGCGCTGCCGCAGGCGCCGCAGCAGTACAAGCAGCTGCTGATGATGTCGGGCTTCGACCGTTACTTCCAGATCGCGCCCTGCTTCCGCGACGAGGACCCGCGCGCCGACCGTCTGCCGGGCGAGTTCTACCAGCTCGACGTCGAAATGAGCTTTGTCACGCAGGAAGACGTGTTCGCGGCGATGGAGCCTGTGATCACCGGCGTATTCGAGGAGTTCGCCAAGGGCAAGCCGGTCAGCAAGAACTGGCGCCGCATCCCGTTCGCCGAAGCGCTGCGCAAATACGGCAGCGACAAGCCGGACCTGCGCAATCCCATCGAGATGCAGGACGTCTCCGAGCACTTCCGCGGAAGCGGCTTCAAAGTCTTCGCGCGCATGCTCGAAGACCCCAAGAACCAGGTCTGGGCGATCCCGGCCGCGGGCGGCGGCAGCCGCGCGTTCTGCGACCGCATGAACTCGTGGGCGCAGGGCGAGGGCCAGCCCGGCCTCGGCTACATCATGTGGCGCGAGGGCGGCGAGGGCGCAGGTCCCCTTGCCAACAACATCGGGCCTGAGCGCACCGCTGCGATCCGCGCCCAGCTCGGCACCAAGGAAGGCGATGCCGCCTTCTTCGTCGCCGGTGACCCCGACAAGTTCTGGAAGTTCTCAGGCCTTGCCCGCAACAAGGTCGGCGAGGAGCTCAATCTCACCGACAAGGAGCGGTTCGAGCTCGCTTGGATCGTCGACTTCCCGATGTACGAGTACAACGAGGATGACAAGAAGGTCGACTTCTCGCACAACCCGTTCTCGATGCCGCAGGGTGGTCTCGACGCGCTGAAGGGCCAGGATCCGCTGACCATCAAGGCGTTCCAGTACGACATCACCTGCAACGGCTACGAGATCGCCTCGGGCGGCATCCGCAACCACGTGCCGGAAGCCATGGTGAAGGCGTTCGAGATCGCAGGTTACGGCGAGCAGGAAGTGGTCGACCGCTTCGGCGGCATGTACCGCGCCTTCCAGTACGGCGCGCCGCCGCATGGCGGCATGGCCGCCGGCGTCGACCGCATCGTGATGCTGCTCTGCGGCACCACCAATCTGCGCGAGATCTCGCTGTTCCCGATGAACCAGCAGGCCATGGATCTCTTGATGGGCGCGCCCTCGGAAGCCACGACCAAGCAGCTCCGCGAGCTGCATGTGCGGGTGAACTTGCCGCAGAAGTGA
- a CDS encoding protein adenylyltransferase SelO, producing the protein MTVHFPFQNSYSALPDSFFARVAPTPVAAPRLIKLNRPLAVQLGLDPDMLETPEGAEILAGKTVPPGADPIAMAYAGHQFGQFVPQLGDGRAILLGEVIDKDGVRRDIQLKGSGPTPFSRRGDGRAALGPVLREYIVSEAMFALGIPTTRSLAAVVTGEHVIRETALPGAVLTRIAASHIRVGTFQFFAVRRDTDAIRRLADHVITRHYPDLLHAERPYHALLAAVVARQAELVARWLLVGFIHGVMNTDNTSISGETIDYGPCAFMDAYNPAQVFSSIDEMGRYAYANQPRIALWNLTRLAECLLPLFSDEQEKAVAEAQDILGAFAETFSAAYQTGLRKKVGLFTDRDGDEALIQDLLEAMARNQADFTLTFRKLGEAAGDDAADARAQFMDPTAFDEWAKRWRERTALEPQSAAERQAAMHAVNPVFIPRNHRVEAVIQAAVNDDNYAPFEELVKVLAKPFEDQPEYIAYADPPLPDQRVLQTFCGT; encoded by the coding sequence ATGACCGTCCATTTCCCCTTCCAGAACTCCTATTCGGCGCTGCCGGACAGCTTCTTTGCCCGCGTCGCGCCGACCCCGGTGGCCGCGCCCCGGCTGATCAAGCTGAACCGGCCGCTGGCGGTCCAGCTCGGGCTCGATCCCGATATGCTGGAAACCCCGGAAGGTGCCGAGATCCTGGCCGGAAAGACGGTTCCGCCCGGAGCCGATCCGATTGCCATGGCCTATGCCGGCCACCAGTTCGGGCAATTCGTGCCCCAGCTCGGCGACGGAAGGGCGATCCTGCTTGGCGAGGTCATCGACAAGGATGGCGTCCGCCGCGACATCCAGCTCAAGGGATCTGGCCCCACCCCATTCTCCCGCCGCGGCGACGGCCGCGCCGCGCTCGGGCCGGTCTTGCGCGAATACATCGTCAGCGAAGCGATGTTCGCCCTGGGCATCCCGACCACCCGCTCGCTCGCCGCCGTCGTCACCGGCGAGCATGTCATCCGCGAGACCGCACTGCCCGGCGCGGTGCTGACGCGTATTGCCGCGAGCCACATTCGCGTCGGCACCTTCCAGTTCTTCGCGGTCCGCCGCGACACCGATGCGATCCGCCGGCTCGCCGATCATGTCATCACGCGGCACTATCCGGACCTGCTTCATGCTGAGCGGCCCTATCACGCCCTGCTCGCGGCCGTCGTCGCGCGCCAGGCCGAGCTTGTCGCGCGCTGGCTGCTGGTCGGCTTCATCCATGGCGTCATGAACACCGACAACACCTCCATCTCCGGCGAGACCATCGACTACGGCCCCTGCGCCTTCATGGACGCCTACAATCCCGCACAGGTGTTCTCGTCGATCGACGAGATGGGCCGCTATGCCTATGCCAACCAGCCGCGCATCGCGTTGTGGAATCTGACGCGCCTCGCCGAATGCCTGCTGCCGTTGTTCTCGGACGAGCAGGAGAAGGCGGTCGCGGAGGCCCAGGACATTCTCGGCGCCTTTGCCGAGACGTTCAGCGCGGCCTATCAGACCGGCCTGCGCAAGAAGGTCGGCCTGTTCACGGACCGCGACGGCGACGAAGCCCTGATCCAGGACCTGCTCGAGGCCATGGCCAGGAACCAGGCCGACTTCACCCTCACCTTCCGCAAGCTCGGCGAGGCCGCAGGCGATGACGCCGCCGACGCCCGCGCGCAGTTCATGGATCCCACGGCGTTCGACGAGTGGGCCAAACGCTGGCGCGAGCGCACCGCGCTGGAGCCGCAGAGCGCGGCCGAGCGGCAAGCGGCCATGCACGCCGTCAACCCGGTCTTCATCCCGCGCAACCACCGCGTCGAGGCCGTGATCCAGGCGGCGGTGAATGACGACAACTACGCGCCGTTCGAGGAGCTGGTGAAGGTGCTGGCGAAGCCGTTCGAGGACCAGCCGGAGTACATCGCCTACGCCGATCCGCCGCTGCCGGATCAACGGGTGTTGCAGACGTTCTGCGGCACGTGA
- a CDS encoding transposase has protein sequence MSDYRRAFVPGGCWFFTVNLLDRRKALLIDQIEILRDAVAATRRSYPFEIDAFVVLPDHLHAIWRLPPGDANFSVRWRLIKTRFAKALPADERLSAVRAARNERGIWQRRFWEHLIRDEADYARHVGYCYYNPVKHGHVSKVCNWPYSSFHRDVRAGLFPEDWGGDVKMAGEFGERTR, from the coding sequence ATGTCCGACTACCGCCGCGCGTTCGTTCCCGGAGGATGCTGGTTCTTCACTGTGAACCTGCTCGATCGTCGGAAGGCTCTTTTGATCGATCAGATCGAAATCCTGCGCGACGCGGTCGCTGCAACACGCCGGAGCTATCCCTTCGAGATCGATGCTTTTGTGGTTCTACCGGATCATCTCCATGCAATCTGGAGGCTGCCGCCGGGGGACGCCAATTTCTCGGTTCGTTGGCGGTTGATCAAAACGCGGTTTGCCAAAGCGTTGCCAGCGGACGAGCGGCTGAGCGCGGTCCGCGCCGCGCGCAACGAACGCGGCATCTGGCAACGCCGGTTCTGGGAGCATCTGATCCGAGACGAAGCCGACTACGCCCGGCACGTTGGGTATTGCTACTACAATCCCGTCAAGCACGGGCACGTCTCGAAGGTGTGCAACTGGCCGTATTCGTCGTTTCATCGCGATGTCCGCGCCGGATTGTTTCCGGAGGATTGGGGTGGCGACGTCAAGATGGCTGGCGAGTTCGGCGAGCGGACGCGTTGA
- a CDS encoding phosphodiesterase — protein sequence MPFKFIHITDTHLANPGLKLYGLDPRARLDAAVADINKHQSDAAFAVVTGDLTHWGEPDSYANFAEAMSALKMPYIAMVGNHDKRVACLDGLRSAPRDPNGFVQGTRTTEHGLFVFLDTLDETSHAGEMCEKRLNWLAGTLAAAPDDMPFVVFMHHPPFPVGVHAMDEIALKQSAEFAEVIAPYRSRIRHLFFGHVHRPIFGSYGKIPFSTLRGTNHQVWFELDAAATDHLASHEPPAYGVVLIDQENLVVHSHDFLDQSLRFPFEPPAGVDGRDYALNFPAR from the coding sequence ATGCCATTCAAATTCATCCACATCACCGACACGCATCTGGCGAACCCCGGGCTGAAGCTCTATGGGCTCGATCCGCGCGCCCGGCTCGATGCCGCCGTCGCCGACATCAACAAGCATCAATCCGACGCTGCGTTTGCGGTCGTGACCGGCGACCTCACCCATTGGGGCGAGCCTGACTCCTACGCCAATTTCGCCGAGGCGATGTCTGCGCTGAAAATGCCGTACATCGCCATGGTCGGTAATCACGACAAGCGCGTCGCCTGCCTCGACGGCCTTCGGTCCGCGCCGCGCGATCCCAACGGCTTCGTGCAGGGCACGCGGACGACCGAGCACGGCCTGTTCGTTTTCCTCGACACCCTGGACGAGACCAGCCACGCCGGCGAGATGTGCGAAAAGCGCCTCAACTGGCTCGCCGGCACGCTGGCTGCGGCGCCGGACGACATGCCATTCGTCGTGTTCATGCACCATCCGCCGTTCCCGGTCGGCGTCCACGCGATGGACGAGATCGCGCTGAAGCAGAGCGCCGAATTCGCCGAGGTGATCGCGCCGTATCGTTCGCGCATCCGCCACCTGTTCTTCGGCCATGTGCACCGGCCGATCTTCGGCAGCTACGGCAAGATCCCGTTCTCGACGCTGCGCGGCACCAACCACCAGGTCTGGTTCGAGCTTGATGCTGCCGCCACCGACCATCTCGCAAGCCACGAGCCGCCGGCTTACGGCGTCGTGCTGATCGACCAGGAGAACCTGGTCGTGCACAGCCACGACTTCCTCGACCAGAGTCTGCGCTTCCCCTTCGAGCCGCCCGCGGGCGTGGACGGCCGCGACTATGCGCTCAACTTTCCGGCGCGGTGA
- a CDS encoding sugar ABC transporter permease, with product MSLAEPAALPVAASAPPRLNVLKRFSHRFKASLPAYLLLLPSLVFLALFTYGAMGRVIIDALYQRATPKAPVRFVGLENIHAVLADPAFTGAVVNNLIYAIGTAVPSIALALLFALALARTNAVTSALRAALFLPVLIPMVAASALFLFIFLPNVGLLDYYIGRLLPVLPNWLGDPDIALYAIMVITIWKNAGYYMLFFLAGLQSVSEDVMEAAHLDGAGPWQRFRHITLPELKPTFLFVIVIATLNAVTQVDHVFVMTKGGPSNATNLVLFYVYQQAVEHYDVGKASAATLLTLAALMGLTALSFRTMANREGGP from the coding sequence ATGAGCCTCGCTGAACCCGCGGCTCTCCCGGTCGCGGCATCGGCGCCGCCGCGCCTCAACGTCCTGAAGCGGTTCTCTCACCGCTTCAAAGCCTCGCTGCCGGCCTATCTGCTGCTGCTGCCCTCGCTCGTCTTCCTCGCGCTGTTCACCTATGGCGCGATGGGCCGCGTCATCATCGACGCGCTGTATCAGCGCGCGACGCCCAAGGCGCCGGTACGCTTCGTCGGGCTCGAGAACATCCACGCGGTGCTGGCCGACCCCGCCTTCACCGGCGCGGTCGTCAACAATCTGATCTACGCCATCGGCACGGCGGTCCCGAGCATCGCGCTTGCGCTCCTGTTCGCGCTGGCGCTGGCGCGCACCAATGCCGTGACCAGCGCGCTGCGCGCCGCGCTGTTCCTCCCCGTGCTGATCCCGATGGTCGCGGCCTCCGCGCTGTTCCTGTTCATCTTCCTGCCCAATGTCGGCCTGCTCGACTACTATATCGGCCGGCTGCTGCCGGTGCTGCCGAACTGGCTCGGCGATCCCGATATCGCGCTGTACGCGATCATGGTCATCACGATCTGGAAGAACGCCGGCTATTACATGCTGTTCTTCCTCGCTGGCCTGCAGTCCGTGTCCGAGGATGTCATGGAGGCCGCGCATCTCGATGGCGCGGGGCCTTGGCAGCGCTTCCGGCACATTACTCTGCCGGAGCTCAAGCCCACCTTCCTGTTCGTGATCGTGATCGCCACGCTCAACGCGGTGACGCAGGTCGACCACGTCTTCGTCATGACCAAGGGCGGGCCGTCGAACGCCACCAACCTCGTGCTGTTCTACGTCTACCAGCAGGCGGTCGAGCATTACGACGTCGGCAAGGCCTCGGCAGCGACGCTGCTGACGCTCGCCGCCCTGATGGGCCTCACCGCGCTCTCGTTCCGCACCATGGCGAACCGCGAGGGCGGGCCATGA
- a CDS encoding carbohydrate ABC transporter permease, whose protein sequence is MKLIDALWKDAPLATRREITPKLGFLLTALLALVWLIPFLWMGVATLRPASDGINLMAELMPSLKPTLDNIRDAWEIGDFPRYFLNTTIICTGILLVQFVTITLAGFAFARLDFAGKTLIFYLFLMQLMLVPVLLIVPNLRIVAQFGLYDTLAGVMMPFFASAFGTFLMRQAFEAIPTELEDAALIDGASLFQRIRHIYVPLSLPSFSAFAIISVTSHWNDFLWPLMVINSPDKRPLTVGLSVFTATAEGTQAWGTIAAGTLMVIAPLLITFLIFQKRFISSFVTSGIK, encoded by the coding sequence ATGAAGCTGATCGACGCGCTGTGGAAGGACGCCCCGCTCGCGACCCGCCGCGAGATCACGCCCAAGCTCGGCTTCCTGCTGACCGCGCTGCTCGCGCTGGTCTGGCTGATCCCGTTCCTGTGGATGGGCGTGGCGACGCTGCGCCCGGCCTCCGACGGCATCAACCTGATGGCCGAGCTGATGCCGAGCCTGAAGCCCACGCTCGACAACATCAGGGATGCCTGGGAGATCGGTGATTTCCCGCGCTACTTCCTCAACACCACGATCATCTGCACCGGCATCCTCCTGGTGCAGTTCGTCACGATCACGCTGGCAGGCTTCGCCTTCGCCCGGCTCGACTTCGCCGGCAAGACGCTGATCTTCTATTTGTTCCTGATGCAGCTGATGCTGGTGCCGGTGCTGCTGATCGTGCCGAATTTGCGCATCGTCGCGCAGTTCGGTCTCTACGACACGCTCGCCGGCGTGATGATGCCGTTCTTCGCCTCCGCCTTCGGCACCTTCCTGATGCGGCAGGCCTTCGAGGCGATACCGACCGAGCTGGAAGACGCCGCTCTGATCGATGGCGCGAGCCTGTTCCAGCGCATCCGCCACATCTACGTGCCGCTGTCGCTGCCGAGCTTCTCGGCCTTTGCGATCATCTCCGTGACCAGCCACTGGAACGACTTCCTGTGGCCGCTGATGGTGATCAATTCGCCGGACAAGCGGCCGCTCACGGTTGGCCTGTCCGTCTTCACCGCCACGGCGGAGGGCACGCAGGCCTGGGGCACCATCGCCGCCGGCACGCTGATGGTGATCGCGCCCCTGCTCATCACCTTCCTGATCTTCCAGAAGCGCTTCATCAGCTCTTTCGTCACCTCAGGCATCAAATAG
- a CDS encoding ABC transporter substrate-binding protein: MLFTRRLMLGLAMAGSMAGALAVPAMAEGPTEIDLFFPVPVDGKLARDMGTLIKEFNETHPAVKATAVYTGSYDDTLIKTRASIKAGKPPAAVIMSANFLLDMQIENELTNLDPLIAADGTTKDQFLGQFFPALQGNAVINRSVYGVPFHNSTPLLYINADKAKEAGLDPNNPPQTWAELTDWAKKLTKREGDKVTQWGIAIPCAYDYCGWMMETLTMTNGGRYYNEEFGGEVYYDTPSMLGALTWWNDLVYKHKVHAPGATPGPAVSTSFISGNAAMMMLSTGSLTYVRDNAKFAYKVAFIPRNVRNAVPIGGASLIVPAGLEADKQKAAWTLIKWMTSPEKSAWWSRATGYFAPNMAAYKTPEMVDFLNKNPDAKTAVEQLDVAKPWFATYKTVPVRKNLEDEVMLVLNGKKQPKEALAAAQKAADETLKPYNAETSLKLP, from the coding sequence ATGCTGTTTACCCGCAGGCTCATGCTGGGCCTTGCCATGGCAGGTTCTATGGCTGGCGCCCTCGCCGTCCCGGCGATGGCCGAAGGTCCGACCGAGATCGACCTGTTCTTCCCTGTGCCCGTCGACGGCAAGCTCGCCCGCGACATGGGCACCTTGATCAAGGAGTTCAACGAGACCCATCCCGCGGTCAAGGCGACCGCCGTCTACACCGGCTCCTATGACGACACGCTGATCAAGACGCGCGCGTCGATCAAGGCCGGCAAGCCGCCGGCCGCCGTGATCATGTCGGCGAACTTCCTGCTCGACATGCAGATCGAGAACGAGCTCACCAACCTCGATCCCCTGATCGCCGCCGACGGCACCACCAAGGACCAGTTCCTTGGCCAGTTCTTCCCGGCGCTGCAGGGCAACGCGGTGATCAACCGCTCGGTCTACGGCGTTCCCTTCCACAATTCGACGCCGCTGCTCTACATCAACGCCGACAAGGCCAAGGAAGCGGGCCTCGATCCGAACAACCCGCCGCAGACCTGGGCCGAGCTCACCGACTGGGCGAAGAAGCTTACCAAGCGCGAGGGCGACAAGGTGACCCAGTGGGGCATCGCGATCCCCTGCGCCTACGACTATTGCGGCTGGATGATGGAAACGCTCACCATGACCAATGGCGGGCGCTACTACAACGAGGAGTTCGGCGGCGAAGTCTATTACGACACGCCCTCGATGCTGGGCGCACTGACCTGGTGGAACGACCTCGTCTACAAGCACAAGGTCCACGCGCCCGGCGCCACGCCCGGTCCTGCCGTCAGCACCTCCTTCATCTCCGGCAACGCCGCGATGATGATGCTCTCGACGGGCTCGCTCACCTACGTGCGCGACAACGCCAAGTTCGCCTACAAGGTCGCGTTCATCCCGCGCAACGTCCGCAATGCCGTTCCGATCGGCGGCGCCTCCCTGATCGTCCCGGCCGGCCTCGAGGCCGACAAGCAGAAGGCCGCCTGGACGCTGATCAAGTGGATGACCTCGCCCGAGAAGAGCGCCTGGTGGAGCCGCGCCACCGGCTACTTCGCGCCCAACATGGCCGCCTACAAGACGCCCGAGATGGTCGACTTCCTCAACAAGAACCCGGACGCCAAGACCGCCGTCGAGCAGCTCGACGTCGCAAAGCCCTGGTTTGCGACCTACAAGACCGTCCCCGTCCGCAAGAACCTCGAGGACGAGGTCATGCTGGTCCTCAACGGCAAGAAGCAGCCGAAGGAAGCCCTCGCCGCCGCCCAGAAGGCCGCGGATGAGACGCTCAAGCCGTACAATGCGGAGACCTCGCTGAAGCTGCCGTAA